The Chitiniphilus purpureus sequence CGGATATCCTGCCCACTGGCTATCAGGCTGTGGTCAACGCCGATCTGCAGCCAGGAAGCACCGTGGCGATCTTTGGCGCAGGCCCGGTCGGGATGATGGCGGCTGCCTGCGCCCGGTTGAAGGGCGCCGAGCGGATTTTCATGGTCGATCACCATCCGTACCGGCTGGAATTCGCAGTGGCCGCCTATGGGGTGGAACCGATCAATTTCGATGACGATGACGATCCCGCCGAGCGCATCATCGAAGCCACTGATTTTCGTGGTGTCGATGCCTCGATCGATGCGGTCGGATTCGAAGCCAAGGGCAGTCCGGTGGAAACGGTGTTGACCAATCTGAAGCTGGAGGGGTCAAGCGGCAAGGCATTGCGACAGGCCATTGCTGCAACCCGCCGTGGCGGCACGGTGAGCGTACCAGGCGTCTACGCCGGATTCATTCACGGCTTCCTGTTTGGCGATGCGTTCGAGAAGGGACTGACCTTCAAGATGGGGCAGACCCATGTGCAGCGCTTCATGCCGGAGCTGCTGGAATATATCCTGGCTGGCAAGCTCAACCCTGAGGTGATCATCACCCATCACCTGCCGCTTGAGGAGGCGGCATTGGGCTACAAGATCTTCAACGAGAAGGAGGATGCGTGCCGGAAGGTGGTGCTGACGCCGGGGCGGGGTGGCCAGCTGCCCAATGGCGGACTTGCCTGAGTGCCACCGTCCCCGCCAGATCAACGACCGGGACCTGGGTGCGCTGGATCGCCGATCCTAAAGCAAAACCCCCGGGTGCGTGAGCACCCGGGGGTTTTCATGAGGAGTCTGGCGATGACCTACTTTCACACGGGAACCCGCACTATCATCGGCGCTAAGTCGTTTCACGGTCCTGTTCGGGATGGGAAGGCGTGGGGCCAACTCGCTATGGTCGCCAGACGTAACTGGTTGAGCTACGACTGTATACAGTCCTGCTCCAAATCGATAGAAGAAGCGGTGCGCGGCCGACAGCCCCACACACTCAAATTCGTTTCAGGTTAGATCATACGAGCTTGTCGCCACCCTGAACCGACCTGGTTCAGGTTATAGGATCAAGCCACACGGGCAATTAGTATCGGTTAGCTTAACGCATTACTGCGCTTCCACACCCGACCTATCAACGTCCTGGTCTTGAACGACCCTTCAGAGAGCTCAAGGCTCTAGGGAAGTCTCATCTTGAGGCGAGTTTCCCGCTTAGATGCTTTCAGCGGTTATCTCTTCCGCACTTAGCTACCCGGCGATACCACTGGCGTGATAACCGGTACACCAGAGGTGCGTCCACTCCGGTCCTCTCGTACTAGGAGCAGCCCCTCTCAAACTTCCAACGCCCACTGCAGATAGGGACCAAACTGTCTCACGACGTTTTGAACCCAGCTCACGTACCACTTTAAATGGCGAACAGCCATACCCTTGGGACCGGCTACAGCCCCAGGATGTGATGAGCCGACATCGAGGTGCCAAACTCCGCCGTCGATGTGAACTCTTGGGCGGAATCAGCCTGTTATCCCCGGAGTACCTTTTATCCGTTGAGCGATGGCCCTTCCATACAGAACCACCGGATCACTATGTCCTGCTTTCGCACCTGCTCGACTTGTCGGTCTCGCAGTCAAGCCACCTTGTGCCATTACACTATCAGTACGATGTCCGACCGTACCTAGGTGACCTTCGAGCTCCTCCGTTACACTTTGGGAGGAGACCGCCCCAGTCAAACTGCCTACCATGCACGGTCCCCGATCCAGATGATGGACCTAGGTTAGAACCTCAAACGCACCAGGGTGGTATTTCAAGGACGGCTCCATGGCAACTAGCGTCACCACTTCAAAGCCTCCCACCTATCCTACACAAGTCCGTTCAAAGTCCAATGCAAAGCTACAGTAAAGGTTCACGGGGTCTTTCCGTCTAGCAGCGGGGAGATTGCATCTTCACAAACATTTCAACTTCGCTGAGTCTCAGGAGGAGACAGTGTGGCCATCGTTACGCCATTCGTGCGGGTCGGAACTTACCCGACAAGGAATTTCGCTACCTTAGGACCGTTATAGTTACGGCCGCCGTTTACCGGGGCTTCAATCAAGAGCTTGCACCCCATCATTTAACCTTCCGGCACCGGGCAGGCGTCACACCCTATACGTCGACTTTCGTCTTGGCAGAGTGCTGTGTTTTTGATAAACAGTCGCAGCCACCTTTTCACTGCAACCGCGTCGAGCTCCAGTCGCGAGGACCTTCACCCTACTGCGGCACACCTTCTCCCGAAGTTACGGTGTCAATTTGCCGAGTTCCTTCTCCTGAGTTCTCTCAAGCGCCTTAGAATTCTCATCCTGCCCACCAGTGTCGGTTTGCGGTACGGTCAATTCTGAGCTGAAGCTTAGTGGCTTTTCCTGGAAGCATAGGATCAATCACTTCGGGCCCAAAGGGCCCTCGTCATCACGCCTCAGTGTTAACAGGGATCCGGATTTGCCTAAATCCCCCACCTACACGCTTAAACCGGGACATCCAACACCCGGCTGACCTACCTTTCTCCGTCCCCACATCGCACTCAGAATCGGTACAGGAATATTAACCTGTTTCCCATCGACTACGCTTTTCAGCCTCGCCTTAGGGGCCGACTCACCCTACGCCGATTAACGTTGCGTAGGAAACCTTGGGCTTTCGGCGAACGGGCTTTTCACCCGTTTTAACGCTACTCATGTCAGCATTCGCACTTCCGATACCTCCAGCAGCCTTCACAAGCCACCTTCACAGGCCTACGGAACGCTCCCCTACCATGTATCAAAGATACATCCGCGTCTTCGGTTCTAGATTTGAGCCCCGTTACATCTTCCGCGCAGGACGACTCGACCAGTGAGCTATTACGCTTTCTTTAAATGATGGCTGCTTCTAAGCCAACATCCTGGCTGTCTATGCCTTCCCACCTCGTTTTCCACTTAATCTAGCATTTGGGACCTTAGACGGCGGTCTGGGTTGTTTCCCTCTTGACACCGGACGTTAGCACCCGATGTCTGTCTCCCAAGCTCGCACTTAACGGTATTCAGAGTTTGCCATGGTTTGGTAAGTCGCGATGACCCCCTAGCCATAACAGTGCTTTACCCCCGTTAGTGATACTTGAGGCACTACCTAAATAGTTTTCGGGGAGAACCAGCTATTTCCAGGTTTGTTTAGCCTTTCACCCCTATCCACAGCTCATCCCCTAGTTTTGCAACACTAGTGGGTTCGGACCTCCAGTGCGTGTTACCGCACCTTCATCCTGGCCATGGATAGATCACCTGGTTTCGGGTCTACGCCCAGCAACTAAACGCCCTATTCGGACTCGGTTTCCCTACGCCTCCCCTATTCGGTTAAGCTCGCTACTGAACGTAAGTCGCTGACCCATTATACAAAAGGTACGCAGTCACCCCACGAGGGGGCTCCCACTGTTTGTATGCATCCGGTTTCAGGTTCTATTTCACTCCCCTCCCGGGGTTCTTTTCGCCTTTCCCTCACGGTACTGGTTCACTATCGGTCGATCACGAGTATTTAGCCTTGGAGGATGGTCCCCCCATCTTCGGACAGGATTTCGCGTGTCCCGCCTTACTTGTCGTACGCTTAGTACCACCCTTGTCTTTTCGCATACGGGGCTATCACCCACTATGGCCGGCCTTTCCATGCCGTTCTGCTAAAACAAGGACTATCACGTACAGGCTCTTCCCATTTCGCTCGCCACTACTTTGGGAATCTCGGTTGATTTCTTTTCCTCAGGGTACTTAGATGTTTCAGTTCCCCTGGTTCGCCTCACATGACCTATGTATTCAGTCATGGATACCTCAAAAGAGGTGGGTTTCCCCATTCGGACATCTGCGGATCAAAGCTCGTTTGCCAGCTCCCCGCAGCTTTTCGCAGGCTGCCGCGTCCTTCATCGCCTGTGATCGCCAAGGCATCCACCAGATGCACTTATTCGCTTGATCCTATAACCTCAAACACGTCGTGTTCTTGGTTACGGTGTTTGCGACGTCTGAATCCTTCGACTTGTCGAATTCAGAACTCGATACAATCAAACCCAAAAAAACTTAATTTGAGTCTTGCTTCTTCTATCTTGTTAAAGATCAGATACAGAGTTACTACTCTTCCAACTGAAGCAGTCAGAATGAAACACACTGCGTCATGCAATGCCCTTCATTCTGATTCCTTCCAGATCAGCACCAGGTGCTGGTGGAGGCAGACGGGATCGAACCGACGACCCCCTGCTTGCAAAGCAGGTGCTCTCCCAGCTGAGCTATGCCCCCATCGGTAAACTGATTGATCATCTGCCTAGGGCAAATGGTGGGTCAGATAGGAATCGAACCTATGACCCCCGCCTTATCAAGACGGTGCTCTAACCGACTGAGCTACTGACCCAGTTCTCCGTATCTTCAACCTACAGCCGATGAGTGTGAGTGCTTGAGTCAAGACTGACTCTTGAAAGGAGGTGATCCAGCCGCAGGTTCCCCTACGGCTACCTTGTTACGACTTCACCCCAGTCATGAATCCTACCGTGGTAACCGGCCTCCTTGCGGTTAGCCTAGCTACTTCTGGTAGAACCCACTCCCATGGTGTGACGGGCGGTGTGTACAAGGCCCGGGAACGTATTCACCGCGGCATGCTGATCCGCGATTACTAGCGATTCCGACTTCATGCACTCGAGTTGCAGAGTGCAATCCGGACTACGATCGGTTTTGTGGGATTGGCTCCCCCTCGCGGGTTGGCAACCCTCTGTACCGACCATTGTATGACGTGTGAAGCCCTGGTCATAAGGGCCATGAGGACTTGACGTCATCCCCACCTTCCTCCGGTTTGTCACCGGCAGTCCCACTAAAGTGCCCAACTGAATGCTGGCAACTAGTGGCAAGGGTTGCGCTCGTTGCGGGACTTAACCCAACATCTCACGACACGAGCTGACGACAGCCATGCAGCACCTGTGTTACGGCTCCCGAAGGCACCCCTCTATCTCTAAAGGGTTCCGTACATGTCAAGACCAGGTAAGGTTTTTCGCGTTGCATCGAATTAATCCACATCATCCACCGCTTGTGCGGGCCCCCGTCAATTCCTTTGAGTTTTAACCTTGCGGCCGTACTCCCCAGGCGGTCTACTTCCCGCGTTAGCTGCGTTACTAAGGTTCGAAAACCCCAACAACTAGTAGACATCGTTTAGGGCGTGGACTACCAGGGTATCTAATCCTGTTTGCTCCCCACGCTTTCGTGCATGAGTGTCAGTGTCAGCCCAGGGGGTTGCCTTCGCCATCGGTGTTCCTCCACATCTCTACGCATTTCACTGCTACACGTGGAATTCCACCCCCCTCTGCCGCACTCTAGCGAGCCAGTCAGCAATGCAGTTCCCAGGTTGAGCCCGGGGATTTCACATCGCTCTTAACAAGCCACCTGCGCACGCTTTACGCCCAGTAATTCCGATTAACGCTTGGACCCTACGTATTACCGCGGCTGCTGGCACGTAGTTAGCCGGTCCTTATTCTTCAGGTACTCTCATCCCCGGCCGGTATTAACGGCAAGGATTTGCTCCCTGACAAAAGGGCTTTACAACCCGAAGGCCTTCTTCACCCACGCGGCATTGCTGGATCAGGCTTGCGCCCATTGTCCAAGATTCCCCACTGCTGCCTCCCGTAGGAGTCTGGGCCGTGTCTCAGTCCCAGTGTGGCGGGTCGTCCTCTCAGACCCGCTACAGATCGTCGCCTTGGTGAGCCTTTACCTCACCAACTAGCTAATCTGCCATCGGCCGCTCCAATAGCGTGAGGTCTTGCGATCCCCCACTTTCCCCCTCAGGGCGTATGCGGTATTAATCCGGCTTTCGCCGGGCTATCCCCCACTACTGGGCACGTTCCGATGTATTACTCACCCGTTCGCCACTCGTCGCCAGGCCGAAGCCCGCGTTACCGTTCGACTTGCATGTGTAAAGCATGCCGCCAGCGTTCAATCTGAGCCAGGATCAAACTCTTTAGTTCAATCACTTAGCTATTTCGTACTTTGGCTCGTACTTTCTCAAAGAAATCATCCGAAGATAATTTCCTATCGTTTGTGCGAGCACTTGATGTCTTGATCAAGCACTCACACGCATCGGCTGTAACTTGTTAAAGATCGTTGCCCCTGACCCGCCGAAAACTGCTAAACTCTTCGTTTCGCTTCGTTTTCTTCATCGCGTCAGCAGCGAAGAACCGAACTATACGGACTGCACGACACCGCGTCAACCCCTCCTTCGCTCCCCAGCTCAAGATTTCCACGAAGACCTTGATTCGTAAGCATATCTGGCTGGAACACCGGGGCCTGCCTTGTGTAATCCACTTGCGGCGCAACCCTGTTGAAGCAAATCGTACGGGCCACGTGAGTGTCTGTTCGGATCGGCTCTATAGATTACAGAGACGCGTTCCGGCGTCGGCTCCCGTCAACACGCAACGTATGCCTGCCCTGCTGCTCTTCGTTCAGCAGCACATCCTAGGGACTGCCTTTGGCAAAAGACCGGTTCAGACGAACCAGACACGGTCCTTGCCCCTTGCCCAGCCATTTTGCTGTCCCAGACAGCAGAAACCGCGCCTTGAGCGCGGTCGATGGTGGATCGCCTGTATGGAATCTGGACTGTCTGATGGTTGCACCCTGGGCAGGGGGTCCTCCTGCAAAAAGGGCTCAACTGCATGCGTGCGGCTGAGCCCTGCCTGGAGCGTGGTGAACCTGGTAGTCCTCGGCTGCTTGGCGGACAGGCAAGCCGCAAAAGGCATGTTCAAACCGGGGCCAGATTCATTACATCGATTGCGCAATCCTTTTTGACGACCACGCCAGGATTGCCAAGGACCATTGAATAAGGCGGCACACTCTCTGTCACGAAAGCGCCACCACCGATCCTGCTTCCGCGGCCAATGGTCACCCCGCCGGCGATGATCGCATTGGGCCCGATCCACACCTCATCTTCGATCACGGGGTACTCGGACATGCGCTCCCCATTGGGGCCGATGCGGTCGCGCAAACCCAATGTGACTCCATGAAACAAGGTCACATTCCTGCCGATAGTGGCCCTGGGGTTCACAACCAGACCCCAACCGTGCGTCAAGGCAAGACCTGCGCCGATCTTTGCTTTCCACGGCAAGTCCATGGCGGCCTGGAATGTTGCCAAGCGGTGCAACAGCTTCAACGGCGTGAGGGTAAAGCGGAAGAGCCCTTTGCTTGCGGCGGCAGCTTGACACAACCTCATGGTGACGACCACACGGAAGGTTCTGCGTGTGATCGCCCCTTTGATCAAGAGCAGCGGACTGAACCTGCCATATTGACGATATGTATCCGCTTTCAAATCATCCCAAGCCACCAAAACTTCCTCCGATTAAATCGGGCACTACTCCCACTCGATGGTTGCCGGTGGTTTGCCCGATACATCGTATACCACGCGATTGATGCCCCTTACTTCGTTAATAATTCTGTTGGAAACCTTTCCAAGCAGTTCATAGGGCAATTCCGCCCATTTGGCTGTCATAAAATCGCTGGTTTGTACTGCGCGTAACGCCACAACATATTCATAGGTACGCCCATCACCCATGACCCCTACCGATTTGACCGGCAAGAACACCGCAAAGGCCTGACTGGTCTTGTCGTACCAATCACAGGCGCGCAGTTCATCGATGAAGATGGCATCGGCGCGGCGCAACAGCTCACAATATTCGCGCTTGACCTCGCCGAGCACGCGCACACCGAGGCCGGGACCCGGAAACGGATGGCGATAGACCATTTCGTGCGGCAACCCCAAGGCCACACCCAGCTCACGTACTTCGTCCTTGAACAGTTCTCGCAGCGGTTCAAGCAGCTTCAGTTTCAACGTTTCGGGCAGGCCGCCCACATTATGGTGGCTCTTGATCGTATGGGCCTTCTTGGTCTTGGCACCGGCAGACTCGATCACGTCCGGATAGATGGTTCCTTGCGCCAGCCATTTCGCCTTGGGCAGCTGCTTCGCCTCTGCCTGGAACACTTCGACGAATTCGCGGCCGATGATCTTGCGCTTGGCCTCCGGGTCACTCACTCCGGCCAAGTACCCCAGGAACTGTTCGGTGGCATCGACATGGATCACCTTCACACCCAGGTGCTTGTTGAAGATGTTCATCACCTGCTGGCCTTCGTTCAGACGCAGCAGACCATTGTCGACAAACACGCACGTCAGTTGGTCACCAATGGCGCGGTGGATCAATGCAGCGGCCACCGACGAATCGACGCCGCCGGACAAGCCCAGGATCACCTCCTCGTCACCGACCTGCTCCCGGATACGCGCCACGGCCTGATCGATATAGTTGGGCATGGTCCAGGAAGGCGTGCAACCGGCGACCTGCAGCACGAAGCGGTCGAGCATCTCCCGCCCTTTGAGCGTGTGCGTGACTTCCGGGTGGAACTGTACGCCGTAGAAACCGCGTTTCTCGTCCGCCATTGCAGCGATCGGGCACGCCAGGGTTTCGCCTATGACACTGAATCCGGGGGGCAGCTGCGACACTTTGTCGCCATGGCTCATCCACACTTCCAGATAGCCCTCGCCATTGGGGCCTTTGCGATCTTCGATGCCATTGAACAAGACGCCATGTCCCCGGGCACGGATTTCGGCAAAACCGAATTCCCGCACCAGGCCTGCCTCCACCTTGCCGCCGAGCTTCTGCGCCATCCATTGCATGCCATAACAGATGCCAAGCACAGGCACGCCCAGCTCGAACAACCCCGGATCGGCCTGGTAATCGCTCTCGTACACCGAGTTCGGTCCGCCGGACAGGATGATGGCCTTGGGCGCGAACTCACGGATGAAATCGAGCGAAACATCGAAGGAGTGCAACTCACAGTACACGTGGGCCTCGCGCACACGGCGGGCGATCAGTTGCGTGACTTGGGAGCCGAAATCGAGAATCAGAATCTTGTCCATGCCGGGCCTTGAGGTGTCCGCGAGTGCGGGCAGATGGAAAAAGGCGTTATGTTACCGTTACTTGTCCGCAGGGGCGAGCTCGGCTCCGCCAGCGCGCACCCAGGCCAGCAGCGCATCCAGCGCCGGCGCCGCAGCCGAGGCCGTTGGGTGGTTGACGATGCCGACGACGGCATAGCGCCTGCCGTCCACCGCCTGTACGTAGCCCGCGATGGCCCGGACGTTCTTGAGCGTGCCGGTCTTGATATGGGCGGCACCGGCCACCTCGCTGCCGCGCAAGCGTTTCTTCATGGTGCCATCCAGCGCGACGATGGGCAGGGAGGAGACAAATTCGGCGGCATAGGCTCCCTGGGCTGCGCGCAACAGCAGCTCGCCCAGGTGTCGCGCGGAAATCCGCTCTTTGCGCGATAGCCCCGAGCCGTTCTCCAGTACCAGTTCGGGCCAGCGCAGCTGGTTCTCCGCCAACCATTCGCGCACCACCCGCGCAGCGGCCAAGGCGTCGTCCGTCTCGCCCTGACGGTGGGCTGCGCCCAATGCAAGAAACAGCTGGCGCGCCATCAGGTTGTTACTGAACTTGTTCACATCGCGGATGACGCTGACAAGGTCCGGTGAGCGCGATCCGGCCAGTATCCGGGCGCCCGCCGGCGTAGCGCCCGTGCGGACGGCGCCAGCGATCTCGCCCCCCAGCTCGCGCCACAGGCTGCGCACCAGCGTGCCGGTATAGGTGGCCGTGTCAAGCACCGAAACGTAGCGCTCGCTATGGCAGCCCTCGGCCAGCACGCCACTCACCCGGACCTTTGCCCGCGTTGCATCGCTCTGAGCCACGATCGCGACGCCCTCGCAACTGTGACCGGAGACGGTGGCACTGTTCTCTACCGAGATTTCCGGCAGCGGCGGTTCGATGCCGACGCGAACACTGCCGCCATCGGCCAGCACCCGCACCCGCACCGACTTGAAGTTGGCGAGCAGCGCATCAGGTGCGACCAGGAATGGCCGGGCCGGATCGCCCTCATCATCATCGAACACGCCGGGTGGCGGCAAACGCAGTGCGCCGCGATCGAGCACCACATCACCGGTCACCCGCTGTACGCCGGCAGCACGCAGGTCGCGCAACAGCATCCAGAGGCGCTCGTAGGTGAGCTTGGGATCACCCGCCCCCTTCAGGTAGAGATTGCCCTTGAGCATGCCACCAGCCACCGGGCCGTCGGCAAGCAGCTCGGTCGTCCAGGCGTAGGCGGGTCCGAGCTTTTCCAGCGCGACCTGGGTCGTGACAAGCTTCATCACCGAGGCCGGGTTCATGACGTTGTCGGCATTGAAATACTGTGCTGCCTGCGGTTGCGACAGCGGCACCACGGCCAGCGCCAGTGCTTCGGCCGGCAGCCTGGCTGCCCGCATCGCGGTCAGCACCGGTGCAGGCGGACCCGAGAGTTCGGCGGCAAACGCCGGGGACAGATGGCCGGCCGCGACCAGCAGTACGCAATGCAGTGAACGCATCAGGCGTTCCCTTGGCGAACCGCCTGACGGGCCTGCCATTCGGCGAGCAGCCGGCGATACTGCTGCAGCTGGGCATTGTAGGTATCGAAGATGCATGGGGTGCAGCCGTTGCCGCAGCACTCCTCCAGCGCCGGCTCGTAGGGCGGCTCAGGTGGGGGATCATGGGCGGGAGGATCGGAAAGGTGTTCGGTCATGGTCATCGCGTGATGGCCAGGAGCGATCTGCTAGAATCGCCGCCATGGCCTACCAAGTACTCGCCCGCAAGTGGCGTCCCCGCAATTTTGCCCAACTCGTGGGGCAAGAGCACGTGATCCGCGCATTGGCGAATGCGTTCGCCAATGGCCGGCTGCATCATGCCTACCTGCTGACCGGCACCCGCGGTGTCGGCAAGACCACCATCGCGCGCATCATGGCCAAGGCGCTCAATTGCGAAGCCGGGGTCAGCGCCGAGCCGTGTGGCGTCTGTTCCGCCTGCACCCAGATCGACGCGGGCCGTTTCGTCGATCTTCTGGAGATCGACGCTGCATCCAACACCGGCATCGACAATATCCGGGAGGTGTTGGACAACGCCCAGTACGCGCCGACCGCCGGCCGCTTCAAGGTCTACATCATCGACGAAGTGCACATGCTCTCCAAGAGTGCCTTCAACGCGATGCTCAAGACGCTGGAAGAACCTCCGGGCCACGTGAAGTTCATTCTGGCGACCACCGATCCACAAAAGATGCCGATCACGGTGCTCAGCCGCTGCCTGCAGTTCTCGCTGCGGCAGATGACGCCGCAGCAAGTGGCCACCCACCTGCAGAACGTGTTGCAGGCCGAAGCGATTCCTTATGAGACAGGCGCGCTGCCAGTGCTGGGTCATGCCGCCAATGGTTCGATGCGCGACGCGTTGTCGTTGCTGGATCAGGCCATCGCCTACGGCGCAGGCCAAGTCGAGGAAGCCGGCGTCCGCGCGATGTTGGGCGCCGTCGACCAAGGCTATCTGTTTGACATCCTGGCCGCACTGCTGGAGCAGGACGGCCCGCGTCTGATGACCGCCGCCAATGGGATCGCCACCCGGGGCCTGTCCTACGACGCGGCGCTGCATGAACTGGCACATGTACTGCATCAGATCGCATTGGCGCAGGCAGTGCCTGACGCCTTGGCCGAGGATCTGCCGCACCACGCGCAAATTGCAGCGCTTGCTGCCGCCTTCGCACCCGAGGATATCCAGCTTTACTACCAGATCGCCTTGCATGGGCGGCGCGATCTGCCGCTGGCACCCGATGAATATGCCGGCTTTACCATGGCCTTGCTGCGGATGCTGGCATTTGCGCCGGCCGAGCCTGGCCAGTTGCCGGCGATGCCGGCCAAGACGGACCGCCCCCCCGTGTCCCCCGCGGTGCAACGCCCACCGTCCGTGGCCAGGCCAATGGCCGAAACAACGCCTGTGACGGCCACACCCCCTGCTGCCGCAGCAATGCCCGCACCGGCCTTGGTGACACCGGAGCCACACCACGAGCCACTCGCGCCATGGGAAGACGAAGCAATCGATGCCGCTGTGGCGACCCTCGACCTGGTCATCGACACCGCCATCGATATGCCGATACCTGCGCCGGCGCCTATCGTGCCGGCAACCGAATCCGGCCCGCAGCCCCCCTCCCCGTTCGACGGCGACTGGCGTGCCCTGGTGGCCCAGCTCAAGCTGGGCGCGGCTGGCATGCTTGCCCAACACGCCGAGCTTGTCGAATTCAGCGAGACGCACTTTGCATTGCGGGTATCGGACGAGCACCGCGCAGTGGCAGGGCGTGAGTATCAGGACAAGCTGCGCGGCGCGCTGGGCGAGTACTTCGGCCGGGAGATCCGGCTGCACGTCGAATTGGGCGAAGCGGTGGGCGACACGCCTGCCGCCCTTGCATTGCGTGAGAAGCACGCACGCCAGCTGGCAGCTGAATCGGTGATCCAGAATGACACGTTCGTGCAGACCCTGATCCGCGACTTCGGCGCCACGGTCCTACCCGATTCGATCCGACCGCTCTAAATATTTAAGTACACCCCGGTTTTCTCTTCACGAATCCCTTCAAGGAGCACCCCATGTTCAATAAAGGTGGTTTGGGCAACCTGATGCAACAGGCCCAGAAAATGCAGGAAAACATGAAGAAGGCGCAGGAGGAACTGGCCCAGCTGGAAGTGGAAGGCCAAGCCGGTGCCGGCATGGTGAAAGTGGTGATGACCTGCAGCCATGCCGTCAAACGTGTCGCCATCGACGACAGCCTGCTCTCCGACGACAAGGACATGCTGGAGGATCTGATCGCGGCTGCATTCAACGACGCGGCCCGCAAGGCGGAGACCACCAGCCAGGAAAAGATGGCTTCATTCACCTCGGGCCTGCCGCTGCCCCCGGGGTTCAAACTGCCGTTCTGATTCCTGGAAGCGGGAATGAGCCTGGGCCGGCATGGGGTAGCTGCATGTCTGCATCCGGTGCCGGATGATCCCGTATGGCATCGCGATCTGCCATCTCGTTGCCGACATGCCGCGATGTGCCCCTGCCTCTGCCCGCTTCCCCTTGTCCGCCCATGACCCCCTCCTCCCTCCACCAATTGATCGAAGCGCTGCGTGTCCTGCCCGGGGTCGGCCCCAAGTCGGCCACGCGCATGGCCTATCACCTGTTGCAGCGCGATCCGGGAGGCGCGATCAACTTGGCGCATGCGATCGAGTATGCCCTTGCCAACCTCAAGCATTGCCGCCGGTGCAATACCTTCGCTGAAACCGAGCTGTGCGATATCTGTGCCGATCCACAGCGCGATGCAGGCAAGCTGTGTGTCGTCGAGATGCCCACCGATCTGATGATGGTGGAACAGACCCTCGCCTTTCACGGCCTTTATTTCGTGCTGATGGGCAGGCTCTCCCCGCTGGACGGCGTGGGGGCCAAGGATATCGCGCTATCCCAGTTACTCTCCCGGGTCGCGGATGGGGAAGTGGCCGAAGTGGTGCTGGCGACCAACTTCACCGCCGAGGGCGAAGCCACCGCGCATTATCTGGCGCAGATGCTGCAAGCACGCGGTCTGGCGGTGAGCCGTATCGCCCGCGGCCTGCCGGTAGGCGGGGAGCTGGAGCATGCCGACCCCGGCACGCTCGCCCAGGCACTGGTCGAACGCCGTCCGCTTTGAGAGCGGCCGCGGCCAGGGCAATCAGCCCAGCCGCATCTCCGTCTGTGG is a genomic window containing:
- the dnaX gene encoding DNA polymerase III subunit gamma/tau: MAYQVLARKWRPRNFAQLVGQEHVIRALANAFANGRLHHAYLLTGTRGVGKTTIARIMAKALNCEAGVSAEPCGVCSACTQIDAGRFVDLLEIDAASNTGIDNIREVLDNAQYAPTAGRFKVYIIDEVHMLSKSAFNAMLKTLEEPPGHVKFILATTDPQKMPITVLSRCLQFSLRQMTPQQVATHLQNVLQAEAIPYETGALPVLGHAANGSMRDALSLLDQAIAYGAGQVEEAGVRAMLGAVDQGYLFDILAALLEQDGPRLMTAANGIATRGLSYDAALHELAHVLHQIALAQAVPDALAEDLPHHAQIAALAAAFAPEDIQLYYQIALHGRRDLPLAPDEYAGFTMALLRMLAFAPAEPGQLPAMPAKTDRPPVSPAVQRPPSVARPMAETTPVTATPPAAAAMPAPALVTPEPHHEPLAPWEDEAIDAAVATLDLVIDTAIDMPIPAPAPIVPATESGPQPPSPFDGDWRALVAQLKLGAAGMLAQHAELVEFSETHFALRVSDEHRAVAGREYQDKLRGALGEYFGREIRLHVELGEAVGDTPAALALREKHARQLAAESVIQNDTFVQTLIRDFGATVLPDSIRPL
- a CDS encoding YbaB/EbfC family nucleoid-associated protein; translation: MFNKGGLGNLMQQAQKMQENMKKAQEELAQLEVEGQAGAGMVKVVMTCSHAVKRVAIDDSLLSDDKDMLEDLIAAAFNDAARKAETTSQEKMASFTSGLPLPPGFKLPF
- the recR gene encoding recombination mediator RecR — translated: MTPSSLHQLIEALRVLPGVGPKSATRMAYHLLQRDPGGAINLAHAIEYALANLKHCRRCNTFAETELCDICADPQRDAGKLCVVEMPTDLMMVEQTLAFHGLYFVLMGRLSPLDGVGAKDIALSQLLSRVADGEVAEVVLATNFTAEGEATAHYLAQMLQARGLAVSRIARGLPVGGELEHADPGTLAQALVERRPL